A genome region from Microtus ochrogaster isolate Prairie Vole_2 chromosome 1, MicOch1.0, whole genome shotgun sequence includes the following:
- the Hhipl1 gene encoding HHIP-like protein 1 isoform X1 — MAGLWAVAGIGPGALLALRALLAAAHPQCLDFRPPFRPPQPLSFCAQYSAFGCCTAEQDAALARRFRALEARLDAGMWATCAGYALDLLCQECSPYAAHLYDAEDPATPLRTVPGLCEDYCLDMWQTCRGLFRYLSPDRELWALESNRAKLCRYLSLDDTDYCFPSLLVNENLNSNLGRVVADAKGCLQLCLEEVANGLRNPVAMVHAGDGSHRFFVAEQVGLVWTYLPDRSRLEKPFLNVSQAVLTSPWEGDERGFLGLAFHPRFPHPSKLYVYYSVAVGFREWIRISEFRVSEDDENTVDHGSERIILEIEEPASNHNGGQLLFGDDGYLYIFTGDGGMAGDPFGKFGNAQNKSALLGKVLRIDVDRNERGPLYRIPPDNPFVDDPGARPEVYALGVRNMWRCSFDRGDPMSGTGRGRLFCGDVGQNKYEEVDLVERGRNYGWRAREGFECYDRKLCANASLDDVLPIFAYPHKLGKSVTGGYVYRGCEYPNLNGLYIFGDFMSGRLMSLRENPETGQWKYSEVCMGRGQTCAFPGLINNYYPHIISFAEDEAGELYFMSTGVPSATAARGVIYKVIDPSRRAPPGKCKIHPAQVKVKSRLIPFVPKEKFIWTPESTPRPTARAPTKAPRRKRPTAAPPAPTIRPTKPARPTRRPGARKGGGRRRGRPSTAVPAPQNGSVRLVRPAGLSPGRGRVEVFVGGHWGTVCDDAWDTKAATVVCRQLGFAHAVRAVKRAEFGEGRALPILLDDVRCTGNERNLLECAHAGVGTHNCKHEEDAGVECSHRDPDL, encoded by the exons ATGGCGGGGCTATGGGCTGTGGCCGGGATCGGGCCCGGGGCGCTGCTGGCTCTGCGTGCTCTTCTGGCCGCCGCACACCCGCAGTGCCTGGACTTCAGGCCGCCCTTCCGGCCGCCACAGCCGCTGAGCTTCTGCGCGCAGTACTCGGCTTTCGGCTGCTGCACTGCGGAGCAGGACGCGGCGCTGGCCAGGCGCTTCCGGGCCCTGGAGGCTCGCCTGGACGCCGGGATGTGGGCGACGTGTGCCGGCTACGCGCTGGATCTGTTGTGCCAG GAATGCTCGCCCTATGCAGCCCACCTCTATGACGCCGAGGATCCGGCCACCCCACTGCGGACAGTGCCTGGCCTCTGTGAGGATTATTGCCTGGACATGTGGCAGACCTGCCGAGGCCTTTTTCGATACCTTTCCCCCGACCGTGAGCTCTGGGCCCTGGAGAGCAACAGGGCCAAGTTATGCCGCTACCTGTCCCTAGATGACACCGATTACTGTTTCCCAAGCCTGCTGGTCAACGAGAACCTGAACTCAAACCTGGGCCGTGTAGTGGCTGATGCCAAGGGCTGCCTGCAGCTGTGTCTGGAGGAGGTGGCCAATGGGCTTCGAAACCCCGTTGCCATGGTACATGCTGGGGATGGCAGCCACCGCTTCTTCGTGGCCGAGCAGGTGGGGCTGGTGTGGACCTACCTGCCTGACCGCTCTCGCCTGGAGAAGCCCTTCCTGAATGTGAGCCAAGCAGTGCTCAcgtccccctgggaaggggatgAGCGTGGCTTCCTGGGCCTTGCCTTCCACCCCCGCTTCCCACACCCCAGCAAGCTCTATGTCTACTATTCTGTGGCGGTCGGCTTCCGAGAGTGGATCCGTATCAGCGAGTTCAGAGTCTCAGAGGATGATGAGAACACCGTGGATCATGGCTCAGAGAG GATAATCCTGGAGATTGAAGAACCAGCCTCCAATCACAATGGGGGCCAGCTGCTTTTTGGGGATGATGGCTACCTCTACATCTTTACTGGAGATGGCGGGATGGCCGGAGACCCCTTTGGGAAGTTTGGAAATGCGCAAAACAA GTCGGCGCTGCTGGGCAAGGTGCTGCGCATCGACGTGGACCGCAACGAGCGTGGCCCGCTCTACCGTATCCCTCCCGACAACCCGTTCGTGGACGACCCCGGAGCGCGGCCCGAGGTCTACGCCCTGGGAGTGCGCAACATGTGGCGCTGCTCCTTCGACCGCGGAGACCCGATGTCTGGCACTGGCCGTGGGCGCCTGTTCTGTGGGGACGTGGGCCAGAACAAGTACGAGGAAGTGGACCTGGTGGAGAGAGGCCGCAACTATGGCTGGCGTGCTCGCGAGGGCTTCGAGTGCTACGATCGCAAGTTGTGCGCCAACGCCTCCCTCG ATGATGTGCTGCCGATTTTCGCCTACCCTCACAAGCTGGGCAAATCAGTCACTGGGGGCTATGTGTACCGGGGCTGCGAGTACCCCAACCTCAACGGCCTCTACATTTTTGGCGATTTCATGAGTGG GCGACTGATGTCCCTCCGCGAGAACCCAGAGACCGGGCAGTGGAAGTACAGTGAGGTCTGCATGGGCCGGGGGCAGACATGTGCTTTCCCAGGCCTCATCAACAACTACTATCCACATATCATCTCCTTTGCAGAGGATGAGGCCG GGGAGCTGTACTTCATGTCCACGGGCGTGCCCAGTGCCACAGCCGCACGCGGGGTCATCTACAAAGTGATAGACCCCTCCAG ACGGGCACCTCCAGGGAAGTGTAAGATACACCCTGCTCAGGTGAAGGTGAAGAGTCGTCTCATCCCCTTTGTGCCCAAGGAAA AGTTCATCTGGACACCAGAGAGCACACCGCGCCCCACGGCCCGAGCCCCAACTAAGGCACCCCGCCGCAAGCGCCCCACAGCTGCTCCCCCTGCACCCACCATACGTCCCACAAAGCCCGCACGGCCCACCCGACGACCAGGGGCCCGGAAGGGAGGCGGGCGACGGCGGGGACGTCCCAGCACCGCGGTCCCCGCGCCCCAGAATGGCTCCGTGCGCCTGGTACGGCCCGCCGGCCTGAGCCCAGGCCGCGGGCGCGTGGAAGTGTTCGTAGGAGGCCACTGGGGTACGGTGTGCGATGACGCTTGGGACACCAAAGCGGCCACCGTGGTGTGTCGCCAGCTGGGCTTTGCGCACGCGGTGCGAGCAGTCAAGCGCGCGGAGTTCGGAGAAGGTCGCGCGCTACCGATCTTGCTGGACGACGTGCGTTGCACGGGCAATGAGCGCAACCTGCTGGAGTGCGCGCACGCAGGCGTGGGCACGCATAACTGCAAGCACGAAGAGGACGCTGGCGTCGAGTGCAGCCACCGAGACCCGGACCTGTAG
- the Hhipl1 gene encoding HHIP-like protein 1 isoform X2 has translation MAGLWAVAGIGPGALLALRALLAAAHPQCLDFRPPFRPPQPLSFCAQYSAFGCCTAEQDAALARRFRALEARLDAGMWATCAGYALDLLCQECSPYAAHLYDAEDPATPLRTVPGLCEDYCLDMWQTCRGLFRYLSPDRELWALESNRAKLCRYLSLDDTDYCFPSLLVNENLNSNLGRVVADAKGCLQLCLEEVANGLRNPVAMVHAGDGSHRFFVAEQVGLVWTYLPDRSRLEKPFLNVSQAVLTSPWEGDERGFLGLAFHPRFPHPSKLYVYYSVAVGFREWIRISEFRVSEDDENTVDHGSERSALLGKVLRIDVDRNERGPLYRIPPDNPFVDDPGARPEVYALGVRNMWRCSFDRGDPMSGTGRGRLFCGDVGQNKYEEVDLVERGRNYGWRAREGFECYDRKLCANASLDDVLPIFAYPHKLGKSVTGGYVYRGCEYPNLNGLYIFGDFMSGRLMSLRENPETGQWKYSEVCMGRGQTCAFPGLINNYYPHIISFAEDEAGELYFMSTGVPSATAARGVIYKVIDPSRRAPPGKCKIHPAQVKVKSRLIPFVPKEKFIWTPESTPRPTARAPTKAPRRKRPTAAPPAPTIRPTKPARPTRRPGARKGGGRRRGRPSTAVPAPQNGSVRLVRPAGLSPGRGRVEVFVGGHWGTVCDDAWDTKAATVVCRQLGFAHAVRAVKRAEFGEGRALPILLDDVRCTGNERNLLECAHAGVGTHNCKHEEDAGVECSHRDPDL, from the exons ATGGCGGGGCTATGGGCTGTGGCCGGGATCGGGCCCGGGGCGCTGCTGGCTCTGCGTGCTCTTCTGGCCGCCGCACACCCGCAGTGCCTGGACTTCAGGCCGCCCTTCCGGCCGCCACAGCCGCTGAGCTTCTGCGCGCAGTACTCGGCTTTCGGCTGCTGCACTGCGGAGCAGGACGCGGCGCTGGCCAGGCGCTTCCGGGCCCTGGAGGCTCGCCTGGACGCCGGGATGTGGGCGACGTGTGCCGGCTACGCGCTGGATCTGTTGTGCCAG GAATGCTCGCCCTATGCAGCCCACCTCTATGACGCCGAGGATCCGGCCACCCCACTGCGGACAGTGCCTGGCCTCTGTGAGGATTATTGCCTGGACATGTGGCAGACCTGCCGAGGCCTTTTTCGATACCTTTCCCCCGACCGTGAGCTCTGGGCCCTGGAGAGCAACAGGGCCAAGTTATGCCGCTACCTGTCCCTAGATGACACCGATTACTGTTTCCCAAGCCTGCTGGTCAACGAGAACCTGAACTCAAACCTGGGCCGTGTAGTGGCTGATGCCAAGGGCTGCCTGCAGCTGTGTCTGGAGGAGGTGGCCAATGGGCTTCGAAACCCCGTTGCCATGGTACATGCTGGGGATGGCAGCCACCGCTTCTTCGTGGCCGAGCAGGTGGGGCTGGTGTGGACCTACCTGCCTGACCGCTCTCGCCTGGAGAAGCCCTTCCTGAATGTGAGCCAAGCAGTGCTCAcgtccccctgggaaggggatgAGCGTGGCTTCCTGGGCCTTGCCTTCCACCCCCGCTTCCCACACCCCAGCAAGCTCTATGTCTACTATTCTGTGGCGGTCGGCTTCCGAGAGTGGATCCGTATCAGCGAGTTCAGAGTCTCAGAGGATGATGAGAACACCGTGGATCATGGCTCAGAGAG GTCGGCGCTGCTGGGCAAGGTGCTGCGCATCGACGTGGACCGCAACGAGCGTGGCCCGCTCTACCGTATCCCTCCCGACAACCCGTTCGTGGACGACCCCGGAGCGCGGCCCGAGGTCTACGCCCTGGGAGTGCGCAACATGTGGCGCTGCTCCTTCGACCGCGGAGACCCGATGTCTGGCACTGGCCGTGGGCGCCTGTTCTGTGGGGACGTGGGCCAGAACAAGTACGAGGAAGTGGACCTGGTGGAGAGAGGCCGCAACTATGGCTGGCGTGCTCGCGAGGGCTTCGAGTGCTACGATCGCAAGTTGTGCGCCAACGCCTCCCTCG ATGATGTGCTGCCGATTTTCGCCTACCCTCACAAGCTGGGCAAATCAGTCACTGGGGGCTATGTGTACCGGGGCTGCGAGTACCCCAACCTCAACGGCCTCTACATTTTTGGCGATTTCATGAGTGG GCGACTGATGTCCCTCCGCGAGAACCCAGAGACCGGGCAGTGGAAGTACAGTGAGGTCTGCATGGGCCGGGGGCAGACATGTGCTTTCCCAGGCCTCATCAACAACTACTATCCACATATCATCTCCTTTGCAGAGGATGAGGCCG GGGAGCTGTACTTCATGTCCACGGGCGTGCCCAGTGCCACAGCCGCACGCGGGGTCATCTACAAAGTGATAGACCCCTCCAG ACGGGCACCTCCAGGGAAGTGTAAGATACACCCTGCTCAGGTGAAGGTGAAGAGTCGTCTCATCCCCTTTGTGCCCAAGGAAA AGTTCATCTGGACACCAGAGAGCACACCGCGCCCCACGGCCCGAGCCCCAACTAAGGCACCCCGCCGCAAGCGCCCCACAGCTGCTCCCCCTGCACCCACCATACGTCCCACAAAGCCCGCACGGCCCACCCGACGACCAGGGGCCCGGAAGGGAGGCGGGCGACGGCGGGGACGTCCCAGCACCGCGGTCCCCGCGCCCCAGAATGGCTCCGTGCGCCTGGTACGGCCCGCCGGCCTGAGCCCAGGCCGCGGGCGCGTGGAAGTGTTCGTAGGAGGCCACTGGGGTACGGTGTGCGATGACGCTTGGGACACCAAAGCGGCCACCGTGGTGTGTCGCCAGCTGGGCTTTGCGCACGCGGTGCGAGCAGTCAAGCGCGCGGAGTTCGGAGAAGGTCGCGCGCTACCGATCTTGCTGGACGACGTGCGTTGCACGGGCAATGAGCGCAACCTGCTGGAGTGCGCGCACGCAGGCGTGGGCACGCATAACTGCAAGCACGAAGAGGACGCTGGCGTCGAGTGCAGCCACCGAGACCCGGACCTGTAG
- the Hhipl1 gene encoding HHIP-like protein 1 isoform X3 gives MAGLWAVAGIGPGALLALRALLAAAHPQCLDFRPPFRPPQPLSFCAQYSAFGCCTAEQDAALARRFRALEARLDAGMWATCAGYALDLLCQECSPYAAHLYDAEDPATPLRTVPGLCEDYCLDMWQTCRGLFRYLSPDRELWALESNRAKLCRYLSLDDTDYCFPSLLVNENLNSNLGRVVADAKGCLQLCLEEVANGLRNPVAMVHAGDGSHRFFVAEQVGLVWTYLPDRSRLEKPFLNVSQAVLTSPWEGDERGFLGLAFHPRFPHPSKLYVYYSVAVGFREWIRISEFRVSEDDENTVDHGSERIILEIEEPASNHNGGQLLFGDDGYLYIFTGDGGMAGDPFGKFGNAQNKSALLGKVLRIDVDRNERGPLYRIPPDNPFVDDPGARPEVYALGVRNMWRCSFDRGDPMSGTGRGRLFCGDVGQNKYEEVDLVERGRNYGWRAREGFECYDRKLCANASLDDVLPIFAYPHKLGKSVTGGYVYRGCEYPNLNGLYIFGDFMSGRLMSLRENPETGQWKYSEVCMGRGQTCAFPGLINNYYPHIISFAEDEAGELYFMSTGVPSATAARGVIYKVIDPSRMGKEAVHTPATFLILFSELQSPGLCWAC, from the exons ATGGCGGGGCTATGGGCTGTGGCCGGGATCGGGCCCGGGGCGCTGCTGGCTCTGCGTGCTCTTCTGGCCGCCGCACACCCGCAGTGCCTGGACTTCAGGCCGCCCTTCCGGCCGCCACAGCCGCTGAGCTTCTGCGCGCAGTACTCGGCTTTCGGCTGCTGCACTGCGGAGCAGGACGCGGCGCTGGCCAGGCGCTTCCGGGCCCTGGAGGCTCGCCTGGACGCCGGGATGTGGGCGACGTGTGCCGGCTACGCGCTGGATCTGTTGTGCCAG GAATGCTCGCCCTATGCAGCCCACCTCTATGACGCCGAGGATCCGGCCACCCCACTGCGGACAGTGCCTGGCCTCTGTGAGGATTATTGCCTGGACATGTGGCAGACCTGCCGAGGCCTTTTTCGATACCTTTCCCCCGACCGTGAGCTCTGGGCCCTGGAGAGCAACAGGGCCAAGTTATGCCGCTACCTGTCCCTAGATGACACCGATTACTGTTTCCCAAGCCTGCTGGTCAACGAGAACCTGAACTCAAACCTGGGCCGTGTAGTGGCTGATGCCAAGGGCTGCCTGCAGCTGTGTCTGGAGGAGGTGGCCAATGGGCTTCGAAACCCCGTTGCCATGGTACATGCTGGGGATGGCAGCCACCGCTTCTTCGTGGCCGAGCAGGTGGGGCTGGTGTGGACCTACCTGCCTGACCGCTCTCGCCTGGAGAAGCCCTTCCTGAATGTGAGCCAAGCAGTGCTCAcgtccccctgggaaggggatgAGCGTGGCTTCCTGGGCCTTGCCTTCCACCCCCGCTTCCCACACCCCAGCAAGCTCTATGTCTACTATTCTGTGGCGGTCGGCTTCCGAGAGTGGATCCGTATCAGCGAGTTCAGAGTCTCAGAGGATGATGAGAACACCGTGGATCATGGCTCAGAGAG GATAATCCTGGAGATTGAAGAACCAGCCTCCAATCACAATGGGGGCCAGCTGCTTTTTGGGGATGATGGCTACCTCTACATCTTTACTGGAGATGGCGGGATGGCCGGAGACCCCTTTGGGAAGTTTGGAAATGCGCAAAACAA GTCGGCGCTGCTGGGCAAGGTGCTGCGCATCGACGTGGACCGCAACGAGCGTGGCCCGCTCTACCGTATCCCTCCCGACAACCCGTTCGTGGACGACCCCGGAGCGCGGCCCGAGGTCTACGCCCTGGGAGTGCGCAACATGTGGCGCTGCTCCTTCGACCGCGGAGACCCGATGTCTGGCACTGGCCGTGGGCGCCTGTTCTGTGGGGACGTGGGCCAGAACAAGTACGAGGAAGTGGACCTGGTGGAGAGAGGCCGCAACTATGGCTGGCGTGCTCGCGAGGGCTTCGAGTGCTACGATCGCAAGTTGTGCGCCAACGCCTCCCTCG ATGATGTGCTGCCGATTTTCGCCTACCCTCACAAGCTGGGCAAATCAGTCACTGGGGGCTATGTGTACCGGGGCTGCGAGTACCCCAACCTCAACGGCCTCTACATTTTTGGCGATTTCATGAGTGG GCGACTGATGTCCCTCCGCGAGAACCCAGAGACCGGGCAGTGGAAGTACAGTGAGGTCTGCATGGGCCGGGGGCAGACATGTGCTTTCCCAGGCCTCATCAACAACTACTATCCACATATCATCTCCTTTGCAGAGGATGAGGCCG GGGAGCTGTACTTCATGTCCACGGGCGTGCCCAGTGCCACAGCCGCACGCGGGGTCATCTACAAAGTGATAGACCCCTCCAG GATGGGGAAGGAGGCTGTTCACACCCCGGCAacttttctgattcttttctctGAACTGCAGTCCCCAGGGCTGTGCTGGGCCTGCTGA